From the Burkholderia ubonensis genome, one window contains:
- the tssF gene encoding type VI secretion system baseplate subunit TssF yields the protein MDHLLPHYERELSLLRRSVAIFATRYPKIAVRLGISGDHSEDPHVERMLQSFALLAADIGSRLDDNYPEFAEALLGMLYPQFLRTIPACAIAQFDVSDMFDKLTEPSLIARGTELASKTDDCLFRTVYDVTLAPVRISAARYASATAVPSNVVLPTGTTGLLSITFEAARPDFRFEAVPSPLRIHVNGPREIVGAAMDTMTMRTAAAFVENAERRWSTLATPPLGAAGDDQAEKLVDEDDGPPALRLLSEYFAFPKKFDFVDLDLAALAHTAGSSQQLTLHLAICGVHSESWTAQQLKNLSADNLKLFCTPIVNLFRLTSLPLKRNPITNTYPVQSQNTDVAGVEVWSVDSVRATTASSRASIIHPFVSLMHGSSAKPAGPYWILAHHNAASPSGKKETAVSLVGPDGRPATDTGIEQITADVTCSNGSFPHTMRAGAENGDLVNEQGTMVSRIVMLDAPTEVARLSSQGDAAWRLITQFAPHSIELTRTGLAELKRLLRQFTAHSAGHAKLLDGLTNLSHRAKQLWLPGKPMPSFVRGLEVTLTIDEQAFAAISLNAFIGVMDHFFAVHAPATSFVQLVVMSANTGGEIRRCAPRPGTVMLA from the coding sequence ATGGATCATCTGCTTCCGCATTACGAACGAGAACTTTCACTACTGCGCCGATCAGTTGCAATCTTTGCAACGCGCTATCCCAAAATTGCCGTTCGCCTCGGGATTTCCGGGGACCACTCCGAGGATCCCCACGTTGAACGGATGCTGCAGTCGTTCGCTCTCCTCGCCGCGGATATAGGCAGCCGGCTCGACGACAACTATCCGGAATTCGCCGAGGCGCTCCTCGGGATGCTGTATCCCCAGTTTCTTCGAACCATTCCCGCGTGCGCAATTGCCCAGTTCGATGTCTCAGACATGTTCGACAAGCTCACTGAGCCGTCGCTTATTGCCCGCGGCACGGAACTGGCGAGCAAAACGGACGACTGCCTGTTCCGAACCGTATATGACGTAACGTTAGCTCCCGTGCGAATCTCGGCGGCGCGCTACGCGTCTGCAACCGCAGTTCCCTCCAACGTCGTGCTGCCCACCGGCACAACCGGTCTGCTCTCCATCACCTTTGAGGCTGCGCGCCCCGACTTTCGCTTCGAAGCCGTTCCAAGCCCGTTGCGCATCCATGTCAACGGCCCTCGCGAAATCGTCGGTGCGGCAATGGATACGATGACGATGCGCACGGCGGCCGCCTTCGTCGAAAACGCCGAACGTCGCTGGTCAACGCTGGCCACACCGCCGCTCGGCGCCGCCGGCGACGATCAGGCCGAGAAGCTTGTCGACGAAGACGACGGCCCGCCCGCGCTGCGGCTACTGAGCGAATATTTTGCGTTTCCGAAGAAATTCGATTTCGTTGACCTCGATCTCGCCGCGCTCGCGCATACGGCGGGCTCCAGCCAGCAGCTCACTTTGCATCTCGCCATTTGCGGCGTTCATTCAGAGTCGTGGACGGCACAGCAACTAAAAAATCTGTCGGCGGACAATCTGAAGCTCTTTTGCACGCCGATCGTCAACCTGTTTCGGCTTACGTCGCTACCACTCAAGCGGAATCCGATCACGAACACGTATCCCGTGCAATCCCAGAATACGGACGTTGCGGGTGTTGAAGTTTGGTCTGTCGACTCGGTCCGTGCCACGACGGCTAGCTCCAGAGCGAGCATCATCCATCCGTTCGTGTCGCTCATGCACGGCAGTTCCGCCAAGCCGGCCGGCCCCTATTGGATTCTCGCGCACCATAACGCGGCCTCGCCATCGGGAAAGAAGGAAACTGCGGTCAGCTTGGTCGGCCCCGACGGCCGACCGGCAACCGACACCGGAATCGAACAAATAACGGCCGACGTTACCTGTTCGAATGGCAGTTTCCCGCACACGATGCGGGCCGGCGCCGAAAATGGTGATCTGGTGAACGAGCAGGGAACGATGGTTTCACGCATCGTTATGCTGGACGCCCCGACCGAAGTCGCGCGATTGTCGAGCCAAGGCGACGCGGCTTGGCGGCTCATCACGCAGTTTGCCCCACACTCGATCGAATTGACTCGCACCGGGCTTGCCGAGCTGAAACGCCTGCTCCGCCAATTCACTGCTCATTCAGCGGGGCACGCAAAACTGCTCGATGGACTGACGAACCTGAGCCATCGGGCCAAACAACTCTGGCTTCCAGGAAAACCGATGCCGAGCTTCGTACGCGGTCTGGAAGTGACGTTGACGATCGACGAACAAGCGTTTGCGGCCATCAGCTTGAACGCGTTCATCGGCGTGATGGACCACTTCTTCGCTGTGCATGCGCCGGCGACCAGCTTTGTTCAGCTTGTCGTGATGTCGGCGAACACTGGCGGCGAAATTCGACGTTGTGCGCCACGACCAGGCACAGTCATGCTCGCCTGA
- a CDS encoding PAAR domain-containing protein, which translates to MMNFIRVGDDTDHGGKVITGSSTMRFDGRFVARKGDEVTCPQHPDVKPNLIEEGDESMTDNGVPIARHGHRATCGCHLISSLT; encoded by the coding sequence ATGATGAATTTCATCCGCGTCGGTGATGATACAGACCACGGCGGCAAGGTGATCACGGGTTCATCGACGATGCGTTTCGACGGCCGTTTCGTTGCTCGCAAGGGGGACGAGGTAACCTGCCCCCAACACCCAGACGTCAAACCGAATTTGATCGAAGAGGGCGATGAATCAATGACGGATAACGGTGTTCCGATTGCCCGGCACGGTCACCGGGCGACCTGCGGGTGTCACCTGATTTCGAGCCTTACCTGA
- a CDS encoding putative type VI secretion system effector — MSLEREYPVQVLRGTISRLKCRRRQQDFVLNDTEHAYMQATAAGAALAGMGAFAIGLVQSSANSEEEADWVEFELDGKQIEGWLWKMPMTDGDEVEIVAEPRPRDRYFAYSVRRVGDDTVAVYPHATRGRTALYRWLMKIMLWFFVPIYALMCFMLSRDAGGIDRTTLVIVLGGAGAFSLLIFWILFYRAYLKMKRFAKLAEVIFSCYGWSDVRRINLVRSSKQMRSENPDLEYGIHYFRYRS; from the coding sequence ATGAGCTTAGAGCGTGAATACCCAGTTCAGGTATTGCGAGGCACGATCAGCAGGTTGAAGTGCCGACGGCGTCAGCAGGACTTTGTCTTGAATGATACCGAGCATGCTTATATGCAGGCAACGGCCGCAGGTGCTGCGTTGGCCGGCATGGGGGCATTTGCGATCGGATTGGTCCAATCGTCGGCGAATTCCGAGGAGGAAGCTGACTGGGTGGAATTTGAACTCGACGGCAAGCAGATCGAGGGATGGCTCTGGAAGATGCCGATGACAGATGGTGACGAGGTTGAAATTGTTGCGGAACCGAGGCCGCGTGACCGGTACTTTGCGTATTCGGTCCGGAGAGTCGGGGACGATACGGTTGCGGTGTACCCGCATGCGACGAGGGGCAGGACTGCCCTTTATCGATGGCTGATGAAGATCATGCTGTGGTTTTTTGTGCCGATCTACGCCCTAATGTGCTTCATGCTGTCACGTGATGCAGGTGGTATCGACAGGACGACTCTCGTGATAGTGCTCGGCGGGGCAGGTGCCTTTTCTCTATTGATATTCTGGATCTTATTTTATCGCGCTTATCTGAAGATGAAGCGCTTTGCCAAATTGGCTGAAGTCATTTTCTCGTGCTACGGCTGGAGCGACGTACGTAGGATTAATCTGGTGCGTTCGTCGAAGCAGATGAGGTCGGAGAATCCGGATCTCGAATATGGTATTCACTATTTTCGCTATCGTTCGTAA